In Papaver somniferum cultivar HN1 chromosome 1, ASM357369v1, whole genome shotgun sequence, a genomic segment contains:
- the LOC113305131 gene encoding starch synthase 3, chloroplastic/amyloplastic-like encodes MEAVLQVQRPVCNSISSRTHLKIKPFLGFSFHGSRNNPSSQWSLRFKESQGVGVSYRVIASADFTRRRPKKGLVQRPKSSSPKGFSPRVPIGTSTQKRGQRDDAEIVDSSSTTSTASEYSGHDDKVTELEADSDEEQQNEHTSGKKLGETGVKVGKNVPSNELVTVNRDETVDKGVTVETKEDLDAFQEPAILKKSVTKAIADGPMLAKSWSDVIRSNDVKENKLMGMSPHNRTQILEELALENSLGNKIFVYPQIVKPDQEVEVFLNRSISALKNEENVLLMGAFNDWKWKSFTVKLNKAELKGDWWSCRVYVPKEAYKIDFVFFNGEGVYENNSTNDFHVAVQGGFDEASFEEFLLEERQKELEKIAAEKAEKERQEEEQRRIEAQKAAREADRAQAMMEIEKKKEIITKIMKKAVTSVDNVWYISPKEFKGEDVVRLYYNKASGPLAHAKELWIHGGHNNWNNGVTIVAKLVLCDRKDGDWWYAYVPVPARARVLDWVLADGPPEKATLYDNNKLQDFHAVVPNSTPEEMYWFEEEQQLFNKLQEERRLREEALKKKAERTARMRAETKERTIKEFLLSQKDIVYTEPLEVQAGSTATVYYNPSNTILNGKPEVWFRCSFYRWTHRMGPLPPQKMLPANNGGQVKATVTVPLDAYKMDFVFSETEVGGIYDNNHGMDYHVPVCGGVAKEPPMHIVHVAVEMAPIAKVGGLGDVVTSLSRAVQDLGHKVDIILPKYDCINLSSVKDFQHHRSYFWGGTEIKVWFGKVEGLSVYFLEPQNGLFWTGCIYGCRNDGERFGFFCHAALEFLLQSGFHPDILHCHDWSSAPVSWLYKDHYVHYGLTNTRVVFTIHNLEFGAPLIGKAMEYSDKATTVSRTYAKEVAGNPVIAPHLHKFHGIRNGIDPDMWDPYNDAFLPISYTPDDVVEGKSAAKEALQQQLGLKILDVPLVGIITRLTVQKGIHLIKHAIWRTLERGGQVVLLGSAPDPRIQNEFVGLANQLHSSHGDRARLVLTYDEPLSHLIYGGSDFILVPSIFEPCGLTQLTAMRYGSVPIVRKTGGLYDTVFDVDHDKERAEAAGYGPNGFSFDGVDIAGIDYALNRAISAWYDGREWFNSLCKQVMEQDWSWNRPALDYLELYHAARK; translated from the exons TGGTCTCTTCGGTTCAAAGAAAGTCAAGGAGTTGGCGTCTCATATCGCGTTATTGCAAGTGCAG ATTTTACAAGGAGGAGGCCGAAGAAAGGTCTTGTTCAGAGACCGAAAAGCTCTTCTCCAAAGGGGTTCTCTCCAAGAGTTCCAATCGGAACAAGCACACAGAAGAGGGGTCAAAGAGATGATGCAGAAATAGTAGATTCCAGCTCAACTACTTCAACGGCGAGTGAGTATAGTGGACATGATGATAAAGTAACTGAACTTGAGGCTGATTCCGACGAAGAACAGCAAAATGAACATACTTCTGGAAAGAAACTGGGGGAAACAGGGGTTAAAGTTGGAAAGAATGTACCCAGTAATGAGCTGGTTACAGTTAATCGTGATGAAACGGTGGACAAAGGAGTTACTGTTGAGACAAAAGAAGATTTGGATGCGTTCCAGGAACCTGCTATACTTAAGAAGAGTGTGACCAAGGCCATAGCTGATGGACCAATGTTAGCGAAGTCATGGTCCGATGTGATCAGGAGTAACGACGTTAAAGAAAATAAGTTGATGGGAATGAGTCCCCATAACCGTACACAAATTCTCGAAGAGCTTGCCTTGGAAAATTCTTTGGGtaacaaaatatttgtttatcccCAGATTGTGAAGCCTGATCAAGAAGTCGAAGTATTTCTCAATAGGAGCATCTCAGCTTTGAAAAATGAAGAGAATGTTCTACTCATGGGAGCCTTTAATGATTGGAAATGGAAATCATTTACCGTAAAGTTGAATAAGGCTGAACTTAAAGGGGATTGGTGGTCTTGCCGTGTTTATGTTCCTAAGGAGGCATACAAGATAgactttgtattcttcaatgggGAAGGTGTTTATGAGAACAATTCGACTAATGATTTCCATGTAGCTGTCCAAGGTGGATTTGATGAAGCTTCCTTTGAAGAGTTCTTGCTTGAAGAGAGACAAAAGGAGCTTGAGAAAATTGCTGCAGAGAAAGCTGAAAAAGAAAGACAAGAGGAAGAGCAACGGCGAATAGAAGCACAGAAGGCAGCAAGAGAAGCTGATAGGGCTCAAGCGATGATGGAGATtgagaaaaaaaaggaaataataactAAAATAATGAAGAAGGCAGTGACCTCTGTTGATAATGTTTGGTACATATCACCCAAAGAATTTAAGGGTGAGGACGTAGTTAGGTTATATTACAATAAGGCATCTGGTCCACTCGCTCATGCCAAGGAACTCTGGATTCATGGGGGGCACAATAATTGGAACAATGGAGTGACTATTGTTGCAAAGCTCGTGCTCTGCGATAGGAAAGATGGTGACTGGTGGTATGCTTATG TTCCTGTACCTGCGCGTGCCCGTGTCCTAGATTGGGTTTTGGCTGATGGGCCTCCTGAGAAAGCGACTCTTTATGATAACAATAAGCTGCAGGATTTTCATGCTGTTGTCCCAAAttccacaccagaagaaatgtATTGGTTTGAAGAGGAACAACAGCTGTTTAATAAGCTCCAAGAGGAGAGAAGATTGAGAGAAGAGGCCCTGAAAAAAAAG GCTGAAAGGACAGCACGCATGAGAGCTGAAACAAAGGAAAGAACGATCAAAGAGTTTCTGTTGTCTCAAAAGGATATAGTCTACACTGAGCCTCTTGAGGTCCAAGCGGGAAGCACTGCCACGGTATATTATAATCCTTCCAACACAATTCTAAATGGAAAACCTGAAGTTTGGTTCAGGTGCTCGTTCTACCGATGGACCCACCGCATGGGCCCATTGCCACCTCAGAAAATGTTGCCAGCAAATAACGGTGGCCAGGTTAAAGCTACTG TCACGGTTCCACTGGATGCATACAAAATGGATTTTGTCTTCTCTGAGACAGAAGTGGGTGGAATTTATGACAACAACCATGGAATGGATTATCACGTACCCGTGTGTGGAGGGGTCGCGAAGGAACCTCCTATGCACATTGTGCATGTGGCTGTGGAAATGGCCCCCATTGCAAAG GTGGGAGGCCTTGGAGATGTTGTGACAAGTCTTTCACGTGCTGTTCAAGATTTAGGCCATAAAGTAGACATCATTCTACCGAAGTATGATTGTATAAACCTTAGCAGT GTCAAGGACTTTCAGCATCATCGAAGTTACTTTTGGGGTGGGACCGAAATAAAGGTTTGGTTTGGGAAGGTGGAAGGTCTTTCTGTATACTTTTTGGAGCCTCAAAATGG ATTGTTTTGGACAGGGTGCATATATGGTTGTAGGAATGATGGGGAAAGGTTTGGTTTCTTTTGTCATGCAGCACTAGAGTTTCTACTTCAAAGTGGGTTTCATCCT GACATTCTGCATTGCCATGATTGGTCTAGTGCACCAGTTTCGTGGTTGTATAAGGATCACTATGTGCACTATGGTCTTACTAATACTCGGGTAGTCTTCACAATTCACAACCTTGAGTTTGGTGCTCCCCTCATTGGAAAAGCAATGGAATACTCAGACAAGGCTACAACT GTTTCTAGGACTTACGCAAAggaagttgcaggaaatcccgTAATTGCTCCTCATCTTCACAAGTTCCATGGTATACGTAATGGGATTGATCCTGATATGTGGGATCCATACAATGACGCATTTCTTCCT ATTTCTTACACTCCAGACGATGTTGTGGAGGGTAAAAGTGCGGCCAAGGAAGCTTTACAACAACAGCTTGGGTTGAAAATATTGGATGTCCCTCTTGTAGGAATTATCACTCGGTTAACTGTTCAGAAAGGAATTCACCTCATCAAGCATGCCATATGGCGCACCCTTGAACGCGGTGGACAGGTTGTATTGCTAGGTTCAGCTCCAGATCCCCGCATACAGAATGAGTTTGTAGGGTTGGCCAATCAATTGCACTCATCACATGGTGACCGTGCTCGTCTAGTTTTGACATATGATGAACCTCTTTCGCACTTG ATATATGGCGGTTCAGATTTTATTCTAGTGCCGTCGATCTTTGAGCCGTGTGGGTTAACTCAACTTACGGCAATGAGATATGGTTCAGTACCCATTGTTCGTAAAACAGGAG GACTTTATGATACAGTGTTCGATGTCGACCATGACAAAGAGAGAGCTGAAGCTGCAGGTTATGGACCCAACGGATTCAGCTTCGATGGAGTGGATATTGCAGGCATTGATTATGCTCTCAATAG AGCCATCTCTGCGTGGTATGATGGCCGCGAATGGTTTAACTCGTTATGCAAACAAGTGATGGAACAAGATTGGTCCTGGAATCGACCCGCGTTAGATTACTTAGAACTTTATCATGCTGCtcgaaaatag